A DNA window from Ostrea edulis chromosome 5, xbOstEdul1.1, whole genome shotgun sequence contains the following coding sequences:
- the LOC125652724 gene encoding uncharacterized protein LOC125652724: MKGIVPDNLRNCFIYTVPVLQKVNMYRYCVVVLLAACAAAIPRAHKHGHIGHGPIHGQPIHQGPGLQNNFLWNGINGGRRFTASGGHVSKSLTHHGKSIHVDDGRSTATATAHHDGTFSANVVPNQFRGGVHPGAVRPLGALGPFGQRGPYPPYSPYGHFNPAGHLGRAGRHYFPRVHGGSVHPGRRGRKTY; the protein is encoded by the exons ATGAAGGGGATAGTACCAGACAATCTCAGGAATTGTTTCATTTATACTGTTCCAGTACTCCAAAAG GTCAATATGTACCGATATTGTGTAGTTGTTCTTTTGGCTGCTTGTGCGGCTGCCATCCCAAGAGCCCACAAACATGGTCATATTGGTCATGGACCAATTCACGGTCAGCCCATTCACCAAGGTCCTGGACTACAGAATAACTTCCTTTGGAACGGTATAAATGGCGGACGTCGTTTCACAGCATCCGGTGGTCACGTGTCAAAATCCCTCACCCATCATGGCAAATCAATCCACGTGGATGATGGACGCAGCACCGCTACCGCCACCGCCCATCACGACGGCACATTCAGCGCTAACGTTGTTCCCAACCAATTTAGGGGCGGTGTTCATCCTGGAGCTGTGCGCCCTCTGGGAGCTCTCGGACCTTTTGGTCAACGTGGACCTTATCCTCCATACAGTCCTTATGGTCATTTTAACCCTGCTGGTCATCTTGGCCGAGCTGGGAGACACTACTTCCCCAGAGTCCACGGGGGTTCGGTACATCCTGGACGTCGTGGCCGA AAAACATACTAA